A genomic region of Xanthomonas campestris pv. phormiicola contains the following coding sequences:
- a CDS encoding p-hydroxycinnamoyl CoA hydratase/lyase produces MSSNPEHDTVAYAVEDGVAWVKFNRPQKRNAMSPALNRRMMEVLDALEFRDDVRVLVLSGEGSAWTAGMDLQEYFRDTEAHGLAGTRKAQRESYGWWRRLRWYQKPTIAMVNGWCFGGGYGPLFACDLAFAAEDARFGLSEINWGILPGGGASKVAAELLSFRRAMYHAMLGEPIDGRTAAEWGLVNEALPGERLRARVAEVAQALSKKNPVALKATKDAVRRVREMTYENAEDYLVRAQEAANSYDNDGRKEGLKQFLDEKTYKPGLGAYDLSRQRRGA; encoded by the coding sequence ATGAGCAGCAATCCCGAACACGACACCGTCGCCTACGCCGTCGAGGACGGCGTGGCCTGGGTGAAATTCAACCGCCCGCAGAAGCGCAATGCGATGAGTCCGGCGCTCAACCGCAGGATGATGGAGGTGCTGGACGCGCTCGAGTTCCGCGACGACGTGCGCGTGCTGGTGCTGAGCGGCGAGGGCAGCGCCTGGACCGCCGGCATGGACCTGCAGGAATACTTCCGCGACACCGAGGCGCACGGCCTGGCCGGCACGCGCAAGGCGCAGCGCGAGAGCTACGGCTGGTGGCGGCGCCTGCGCTGGTACCAGAAGCCGACCATCGCGATGGTCAACGGCTGGTGCTTCGGCGGCGGCTACGGCCCGCTGTTCGCCTGCGACCTGGCCTTCGCCGCCGAGGACGCCAGGTTCGGCCTGTCCGAGATCAACTGGGGCATCCTGCCCGGCGGCGGCGCCTCCAAGGTGGCGGCCGAATTGCTGTCGTTCCGGCGCGCGATGTACCACGCCATGCTCGGCGAGCCGATCGACGGCCGCACCGCCGCCGAGTGGGGCCTGGTCAACGAGGCGCTGCCGGGCGAGCGCCTGCGCGCGCGCGTGGCGGAGGTGGCGCAGGCCTTGTCGAAGAAGAATCCGGTGGCGCTGAAGGCGACCAAGGACGCGGTGCGGCGCGTGCGCGAAATGACCTACGAGAACGCCGAGGACTATCTGGTGCGCGCGCAGGAGGCGGCCAACAGCTACGACAACGACGGCCGCAAGGAAGGCCTGAAGCAGTTCCTGGACGAGAAGACCTACAAGCCCGGCCTGGGCGCCTACGACCTGTCCCGGCAACGCCGCGGCGCCTGA